Proteins from a single region of Acidobacteriota bacterium:
- a CDS encoding RNA polymerase sigma factor, whose translation MTMPQLVYSATRHRASLVEASDRDLLHALRQDDETALDELIGRKTKPLVQLVYRILGDREEARDVVQVTFFKVWENRLKFDDKWSPNTWIYRIASNLAIDHLRSRRSRERTAEPMQQHLRQVADGQRPSAARELRQDEVMDIFRNLSGSLTEKQRLVFVLREVEGLSSQEVARIAECRESTVRNHLFNARKILRRELVRRYPEYAPVKGYQEERA comes from the coding sequence ATGACCATGCCGCAACTCGTCTATTCCGCCACTCGCCACCGCGCTTCCCTCGTGGAAGCCTCCGACCGTGACCTCTTGCACGCCCTCCGGCAGGACGACGAGACGGCCCTCGACGAGCTCATCGGGCGCAAGACCAAGCCCTTGGTCCAGCTTGTTTACCGCATTCTCGGGGACCGAGAAGAAGCCCGCGACGTGGTTCAGGTGACCTTCTTCAAGGTCTGGGAGAACCGCCTCAAGTTCGACGACAAGTGGAGCCCGAACACCTGGATCTACCGCATCGCGAGCAACTTGGCGATCGATCACCTGCGCTCCCGGCGCAGCCGCGAACGCACCGCCGAGCCGATGCAGCAGCACTTGCGTCAGGTGGCCGACGGCCAACGACCGAGCGCCGCTCGCGAGCTGCGCCAGGACGAGGTGATGGACATCTTCCGCAACCTCTCCGGTTCGCTGACCGAAAAACAACGGCTGGTCTTCGTCCTCCGCGAGGTCGAGGGTCTGTCGTCGCAGGAGGTGGCGCGCATCGCCGAGTGCCGTGAGTCGACGGTGCGCAATCACCTCTTCAATGCCCGCAAGATCCTGCGCCGCGAGTTGGTGCGGCGTTATCCCGAATATGCCCCGGTGAAGGGCTATCAGGAGGAGCGCGCATGA
- a CDS encoding DUF1259 domain-containing protein, translating into MSLRSALSLLLGAFLAVAVAASDAPAPPAPLDADKISRAAGVPATVAADGVVRIGWARTDVVVQVDGSPLPPFAGLGSWAAFKETPAGVMMMGDEVVFQDEVSPAMDAAFAAGLEVTALHNHFFFDEPKVYFMHIGGMGDAERLAAGVRSVWDAVKRVRAERPRPAQGFGGGTPQHGEIDAQALEKIIGHGSRTRDGVVKIVIGRQGEMHGVTVGGSMGLATWAAFTGSDALASVDGDFIMTAEEVQPVLRALRQGGIHVVALHNHMIGDTPPFYFVHYWGKGPAAELARTLARALAAQRHAGGG; encoded by the coding sequence GTGAGTCTGCGAAGCGCCCTTTCTCTCCTCCTCGGAGCCTTCCTGGCGGTTGCGGTCGCCGCCTCCGATGCACCTGCTCCGCCGGCCCCCTTGGATGCCGACAAGATCTCGCGGGCCGCCGGGGTGCCGGCGACGGTCGCCGCCGATGGCGTGGTTCGCATTGGCTGGGCGCGCACCGATGTGGTGGTGCAGGTCGACGGCAGCCCGCTGCCGCCCTTCGCCGGACTCGGTTCCTGGGCGGCCTTCAAGGAGACTCCCGCGGGCGTCATGATGATGGGCGACGAGGTGGTGTTCCAGGACGAGGTTTCGCCCGCGATGGATGCCGCCTTCGCGGCCGGCCTCGAGGTGACGGCCCTTCACAACCACTTCTTCTTCGACGAGCCCAAGGTCTACTTCATGCACATCGGTGGGATGGGCGATGCGGAGCGCCTGGCCGCCGGGGTGAGGTCGGTCTGGGATGCGGTGAAACGGGTGCGTGCCGAGCGTCCGCGGCCGGCGCAGGGCTTTGGCGGCGGCACTCCCCAACACGGCGAGATCGATGCCCAGGCACTCGAGAAGATCATCGGCCACGGCAGCCGCACTCGCGACGGCGTGGTCAAGATCGTGATCGGCCGGCAGGGCGAGATGCACGGCGTCACGGTGGGGGGATCGATGGGCCTGGCGACCTGGGCGGCGTTCACCGGCAGCGACGCGCTGGCCTCGGTGGACGGCGACTTCATCATGACCGCCGAGGAAGTCCAGCCGGTCCTGCGGGCCCTGCGCCAGGGCGGCATCCACGTCGTCGCCCTGCACAACCACATGATCGGCGACACGCCGCCGTTCTACTTCGTCCACTACTGGGGTAAAGGACCGGCCGCCGAGCTGGCGCGCACCCTCGCGCGTGCCCTCGCCGCCCAACGGCATGCCGGCGGCGGTTAG
- a CDS encoding acetyl-CoA carboxylase biotin carboxylase subunit: MSPEIRRFRKVLIANRGEIAVRILRGLAEMGIRSAVIYSEPDRAGLPVLLADEAYPIGPAPSRESYLRAEAIVELAVEIGADAIHPGYGFLSERVELAELCRQHGVTFIGPPPEAIASMGSKTESRRRMIAAGVPVVPGGDEALPDLDSALAFADQIGYPVMLKAAAGGGGKGMRQVHAAEDLPAAYRAARSEAAASFGDDSVYIEKLILEPRHIEIQVLADGHGKVVSLGERECSLQRRHQKVVEEAPSLVVDEDLRRRMGEAAVLAAKAVDYTNAGTVEFLLDRQGDFFFLEMNTRLQVEHPVTEMVTGVDLVEAQIRIAEGDPLPPELDDIRIRGHAIEVRLYAEAPFRNFAPSPGKIRLLRWPEGLGVRNDCGVYEGSEVSIHYDPMLAKMIVWAADRPRALARLRRALGELRIEGIETTAPLFSALLEDEDFVTGNLDIGMLDRKLAAGELAPPAPEGLEDLPLVAAALTHYGRVQKLSSGEGGQRDRWRQQSRREALGRSLWS, from the coding sequence ATGAGTCCTGAAATTCGCCGCTTTCGTAAAGTCCTGATCGCCAATCGCGGTGAGATCGCGGTGCGCATCCTGCGCGGCCTCGCCGAGATGGGAATCCGCAGCGCCGTCATCTATTCCGAGCCGGATCGTGCCGGCCTGCCGGTGCTGCTGGCCGACGAGGCCTATCCGATCGGCCCGGCGCCGTCGCGCGAGAGCTACCTGCGGGCCGAGGCGATCGTCGAGCTGGCGGTCGAGATCGGTGCCGACGCCATCCACCCCGGCTACGGCTTTCTGTCCGAGCGGGTCGAGCTCGCCGAGCTCTGTCGCCAGCACGGGGTGACCTTCATCGGTCCGCCGCCGGAAGCGATTGCGTCGATGGGCTCGAAGACCGAGAGCCGGCGGCGGATGATCGCCGCCGGCGTGCCGGTAGTGCCGGGGGGCGACGAAGCCCTGCCGGACCTCGACAGCGCTCTCGCCTTCGCCGACCAGATCGGCTACCCGGTGATGCTCAAGGCGGCCGCCGGGGGCGGTGGCAAGGGCATGCGCCAGGTGCATGCGGCGGAGGATCTCCCGGCCGCCTACCGCGCTGCCCGCTCCGAGGCCGCGGCCAGCTTCGGCGACGACTCGGTCTACATCGAAAAGCTCATCCTCGAGCCGCGTCATATCGAGATCCAGGTGCTGGCCGATGGCCACGGCAAGGTGGTGTCCCTCGGCGAGCGCGAGTGCTCGCTGCAGCGGCGCCACCAGAAGGTGGTCGAGGAGGCGCCGTCGCTGGTGGTCGACGAAGATCTGCGACGGCGCATGGGAGAGGCGGCGGTGCTTGCCGCCAAGGCGGTCGACTACACCAACGCCGGCACCGTCGAGTTCCTGCTCGACCGCCAGGGTGACTTCTTCTTTCTGGAGATGAACACCCGCCTGCAGGTGGAGCACCCGGTGACCGAGATGGTCACCGGGGTCGATCTCGTCGAGGCCCAGATCCGCATCGCCGAGGGCGACCCGCTGCCGCCGGAGCTCGACGACATCCGGATTCGCGGCCACGCCATCGAGGTGCGTCTCTATGCCGAGGCGCCGTTCCGCAACTTCGCCCCCTCGCCGGGGAAGATCCGGCTGCTGCGCTGGCCGGAAGGGCTCGGCGTGCGCAACGACTGCGGCGTCTACGAGGGCTCCGAAGTCTCCATCCACTACGATCCGATGCTCGCCAAGATGATCGTCTGGGCGGCGGACCGACCGCGCGCCCTGGCGCGCTTGCGGCGCGCCCTCGGTGAGCTGCGCATCGAGGGCATCGAGACCACCGCGCCGCTGTTCTCGGCCCTGCTCGAAGACGAGGACTTCGTGACCGGCAATCTCGATATCGGCATGCTCGATCGCAAGCTGGCGGCCGGCGAGCTCGCCCCGCCGGCGCCGGAAGGTCTCGAAGACCTGCCGCTGGTGGCGGCGGCCCTGACCCACTACGGACGCGTCCAGAAGCTGTCGTCGGGGGAGGGCGGCCAACGTGATCGCTGGCGCCAGCAGAGTCGCCGCGAGGCCTTGGGGAGGTCCCTATGGAGTTGA
- a CDS encoding biotin/lipoyl-containing protein: MELIVRSGEREESVTIERQGDVFEVRLGERTYRIDAVVAGANGLSSLRTDAGQYEVAVHREGGSRYRVHTRHGSDAVDVLDPLSALAGDGFGAGGGQGKGVVEAYMPGRVVAVLVEEGAEVEAGQGIVVLEAMKMENEIQAEAAGVVKKLHVAAGDAVDGGDPLFALE; this comes from the coding sequence ATGGAGTTGATCGTGCGCAGCGGTGAGCGCGAGGAGTCGGTCACCATCGAGCGCCAGGGCGATGTCTTCGAAGTGCGCCTCGGCGAGCGCACCTACCGCATCGATGCGGTGGTGGCGGGTGCCAACGGCCTCTCCAGCCTGCGCACCGATGCCGGCCAGTACGAGGTCGCGGTGCATCGCGAGGGCGGCAGCCGCTACCGGGTTCACACCCGCCACGGCTCCGACGCCGTCGACGTGCTCGATCCTCTCTCGGCCCTCGCCGGCGACGGCTTCGGGGCCGGTGGAGGGCAGGGCAAGGGGGTGGTCGAGGCCTACATGCCCGGCCGGGTGGTGGCGGTGCTGGTCGAGGAGGGGGCCGAGGTCGAAGCCGGTCAAGGCATCGTGGTGCTCGAGGCGATGAAGATGGAGAACGAGATCCAGGCCGAAGCCGCCGGGGTGGTCAAGAAGCTCCACGTCGCCGCCGGCGATGCCGTCGATGGCGGCGACCCCCTCTTCGCCCTCGAGTAA
- a CDS encoding 3-deoxy-D-manno-octulosonic acid transferase, giving the protein MWILYQVALALLLLLAFPFLYLRRGRHYGPTLAGRLGRSLPDLADKHRDPLWIHAVSVGEVGVAKTFIDALDDDLPLVLTTITPTGQGQARKQLAGRAAIGYLPFDLAFAVEPFLRHVEPRALILTEGDYWPLVLRAVARRRRPIAVINGRVGDRSYARMRRLRPLLGPLLGRVERFAVQSAGDRQKLLDLGVPAERLRVTGNLKFETAIPPALPELEEALLGLAQARPILIAGSTMEGEDELVLDAFEAAGDALLIIAPRHPERWDEVERLLTRRGRPFVRRSRLGTADGDIVLLDSLGELAALYRLALGAFIGGTLVPTGGHNPIEPARFGTATVVGPSMENFRQMAQDFDRADAWQRAADAAHLGEIWRHWVADRASARALGERAAALVESNRGALTKTLEWIAPVLAPTPGKGQPSDRPS; this is encoded by the coding sequence ATGTGGATCCTCTACCAGGTCGCCCTCGCCCTCCTGCTGTTGCTGGCATTTCCCTTCCTCTACCTGCGCCGCGGACGCCACTATGGGCCGACCCTGGCGGGGCGCCTCGGTCGGTCTCTGCCGGATCTCGCCGACAAGCATCGCGACCCCCTCTGGATCCACGCCGTCTCGGTCGGAGAAGTGGGGGTGGCGAAGACCTTCATCGACGCCCTCGACGACGACCTCCCGCTGGTCCTCACCACCATCACTCCCACCGGCCAAGGGCAAGCCCGCAAGCAGCTCGCCGGGCGCGCCGCCATCGGCTATCTGCCCTTCGATCTCGCCTTTGCCGTCGAGCCCTTTCTGCGCCACGTCGAGCCGCGGGCACTGATCCTCACGGAGGGCGACTACTGGCCCCTGGTGCTGCGTGCCGTGGCGCGACGCCGCCGTCCGATCGCGGTGATCAACGGTCGCGTCGGCGACCGCAGCTACGCCCGCATGCGACGCCTGCGCCCGCTCCTCGGACCGCTCCTCGGTCGCGTCGAGCGCTTCGCCGTCCAAAGCGCCGGCGACCGGCAGAAGCTGCTCGACCTCGGCGTCCCGGCGGAGCGCCTTCGGGTGACCGGCAACCTCAAGTTCGAAACCGCCATCCCACCGGCCCTCCCGGAGCTCGAGGAAGCGCTCCTCGGGCTCGCCCAGGCACGTCCCATTCTGATCGCCGGCTCGACCATGGAGGGGGAGGACGAGCTGGTGCTCGACGCCTTCGAGGCTGCCGGCGACGCCCTGCTGATCATCGCGCCGCGCCACCCGGAACGCTGGGACGAGGTCGAGCGGCTACTGACTCGGCGGGGCCGCCCCTTCGTGCGGCGCAGTCGCCTCGGAACCGCCGACGGCGACATCGTCCTGCTCGACAGCCTCGGCGAGCTCGCCGCTCTCTATCGGCTGGCCCTCGGCGCCTTCATCGGTGGCACCCTGGTGCCCACCGGCGGCCACAACCCCATCGAGCCGGCGCGCTTCGGCACCGCCACGGTGGTGGGGCCCTCGATGGAGAACTTCCGCCAGATGGCCCAGGACTTCGATCGCGCCGATGCCTGGCAGCGCGCCGCCGACGCCGCCCACCTGGGCGAGATCTGGCGCCACTGGGTCGCCGACCGGGCGAGCGCCCGAGCCCTGGGAGAGCGCGCCGCCGCGCTGGTGGAGTCGAACCGCGGAGCCCTCACCAAGACCCTCGAGTGGATCGCGCCGGTGCTGGCGCCGACGCCCGGCAAGGGACAGCCCTCGGACCGTCCATCATGA
- the lpxK gene encoding tetraacyldisaccharide 4'-kinase, with protein sequence MSRDSLTPTPPTSPWQRLYGTAHRWREAWYRRRADRLPRPVISLGNLHWGGTGKTPLTASLAAWLRDQGQRVCILSRGYGGGGEGVRVVSRGEGPLLGPSVAGDEPVLLADALPGVAVVVEAQRYRAGLYALERLEPTPDLFLLDDGFSHLALARDLDLLVLPAADPFAGGRLPPSGRLREPLASARRAHGGLVTGAADNVAEVAAGLAPFGFTGPVFAAPTRLDAVRRDDGTPLDPQSTVVAVAAIAGPGRFYEAAEGQGFHLAERLTFGDHHPYPEVSLRKIRAAAQKHRADVVLTTEKDAVKLRGRLELPLAYLPIRAEPEAAFWEWLGSRLAEWKAPPG encoded by the coding sequence ATGAGCCGGGACTCCCTGACTCCGACGCCGCCGACCTCGCCGTGGCAGCGTCTCTACGGTACCGCCCACCGCTGGCGCGAGGCCTGGTACCGCCGGCGCGCCGATCGCCTGCCACGACCGGTGATCAGCCTCGGCAACCTGCACTGGGGGGGTACCGGCAAGACGCCTCTCACCGCCAGCCTCGCCGCCTGGCTGAGAGACCAGGGGCAGCGAGTCTGCATTCTGTCGCGCGGCTACGGTGGCGGCGGCGAGGGAGTACGCGTCGTAAGCCGAGGCGAGGGCCCGCTGCTGGGTCCGTCCGTCGCCGGTGACGAGCCGGTGCTGCTCGCCGACGCCCTACCCGGTGTCGCCGTGGTGGTCGAGGCGCAGCGCTACCGCGCCGGCCTCTATGCCCTCGAGCGCCTCGAACCGACGCCGGACCTGTTCCTCCTCGACGACGGTTTTTCCCATCTCGCCCTGGCTCGCGACCTCGATCTGCTGGTGCTGCCCGCGGCGGATCCCTTCGCCGGCGGTCGTCTGCCGCCCAGTGGTCGCTTGCGGGAACCGCTGGCTTCAGCGCGCCGCGCCCATGGCGGGTTGGTCACCGGCGCCGCCGACAACGTCGCCGAGGTGGCGGCGGGACTCGCGCCCTTCGGCTTCACCGGACCGGTGTTCGCGGCCCCGACCCGTCTCGACGCGGTGCGCCGCGACGACGGCACGCCCCTCGACCCGCAGTCGACGGTCGTCGCCGTCGCCGCCATCGCCGGTCCGGGACGTTTCTACGAAGCCGCCGAAGGCCAAGGCTTCCACCTCGCCGAACGCCTCACCTTCGGGGATCACCACCCCTATCCCGAAGTCAGTCTGCGGAAGATCCGAGCCGCCGCCCAGAAGCACCGAGCCGACGTCGTCCTGACCACCGAGAAGGACGCCGTCAAGCTGCGCGGCCGCCTCGAACTGCCCCTCGCCTACCTGCCGATTCGAGCCGAACCGGAAGCGGCCTTTTGGGAATGGTTGGGATCCCGGCTGGCGGAGTGGAAGGCGCCGCCGGGCTGA